From a single Miscanthus floridulus cultivar M001 chromosome 8, ASM1932011v1, whole genome shotgun sequence genomic region:
- the LOC136471404 gene encoding BEL1-like homeodomain protein 2 gives MESDPSSFSPIGVDAMSGGYFMAGSSGGGYGGGGGIMSAEVPHFHPGMLLDHGGFGFGLGDAAGCGAGAATATDLVGAHYAANNIVLASFASQLFANTTAPPPPPPPPPQDDRTGGRTPPEEMDDDVYGVAGSDGRVAASLRCPSQPGAMAVWSSPSSSKKPYGIWTSAGGPVAVSAHDPYHLAGAGLPEAGGGFHYPLAAACSGANASAAPASELSLTLCSKSILSSDSALNAVEQCSSGGSRSALTELPQVLHPRARSRSGMAPHFTVVVARSRYAAVVQEVLNDVVGHMLDGVADVADDSCSGVDGGSVGAPSAVSSNRFMVASSADAGARWGEAQRVRSKLLKTLQLMDQKYNQCLDEIQSTTAKFNSLMHSPSGAGNGGSICAPFAHRAVSAMYRGLRRRLAGEFMSAASRASCWGESSSSVTVTAAAGGGVERSWESAFIQKHWSAQQLRRAEQQCWRPQRGLPEKSVAVLKSWMFENFLHPYPKDHEKDVLAARSGLTRNQVSNWFINARVRLWKPMIEEMYQDLKRSSGAGGGGGQGPAMEQQQHMSKRRLCQLDDGGQ, from the exons ATGGAGAGTGATCCGTCGTCGTTCTCGCCAATCGGGGTGGACGCCATGAGCGGCGGCTACTTCATggccggcagcagcggcggcggctatgggggcggcggcggcattaTGAGCGCCGAGGTGCCGCACTTCCACCCCGGCATGCTTCTTGACCACGGCGGCTTCGGGTTCGGCCTCGGCGACGCGGCGGgatgcggcgccggcgccgcgacGGCGACGGACCTGGTGGGCGCGCACTACGCGGCGAACAACATCGTGCTGGCCTCCTTCGCCAGCCAGCTCTTCGCCAacaccaccgcgccgccgccgccgccgccgccgccgccgcaggatgATCGTACCGGCGGGAGGACGCCTCCGGAGGAGATGGACGACGACGTGTACGGCGTTGCCGGCAGCGACGGCCGCGTCGCGGCGAGCTTGCGGTGCCCCAGCCAACCGGGGGCCATGGCGGTCTGGTCGTCGCCATCGTCGTCCAAGAAGCCGTACGGTATCTGGACCAGCGCCGGCGGACCAGTAGCCGTGTCGGCCCATGACCCGTACCACCTCGCCGGGGCCGGGCTCCCCGAAGCGGGAGGCGGGTTCCACTACCCGCTTGCCGCCGCCTGCAGTGGCGCCAACGCGTCCGCGGCGCCGGCGAGCGAGCTGTCGCTGACGCTGTGCTCCAAGTCCATCTTGTCCTCGGACAGCGCACTGAACGCCGTGGAGCAGTGCTCCTCGGGAGGGAGCCGCTCCGCGCTGACCGAGCTCCCGCAGGTGCTGCACCCGCGGGCGCGCTCCCGGTCCGGGATGGCGCCGCACTTCACCGTTGTGGTGGCGCGCTCCCGGTACGCGGCCGTGGTCCAGGAGGTGCTCAACGACGTCGTGGGTCACATGCTGGACGGCGTCGCCGACGTGGCCGACGACTCGTGCAGCGGCGTCGACGGCGGCTCGGTCGGCGCACCGTCCGCGGTGAGCTCCAACCGGTTCATGGTGGCCTCGTCGGCCGACGCCGGCGCGCGCTGGGGAGAGGCTCAGAGGGTCCGGAGCAAGCTCCTCAAGACGCTTCAACTG ATGGACCAGAAGTACAACCAATGCTTGGACGAGATCCAGAGCACGACGGCCAAGTTCAACAGCCTGATGCACTCGCCGTCGGGCGCCGGCAACGGCGGCAGCATCTGCGCGCCATTCGCGCACCGCGCCGTGTCGGCGATGTACCGCGGCCTGAGGCGGCGGCTTGCCGGCGAGTTCATGTCAGCGGCGAGCAGGGCCAGCTGCTGGGGCGAGTCGTCGTCGTCGGTGACGGTGaccgcggcggccggcggcggcgtggagcGGAGCTGGGAGTCGGCCTTCATACAGAAGCACTGGTCGGCACAGCAGCTGCGGCGCGCCGAGCAGCAGTGCTGGCGGCCCCAGCGCGGCCTGCCGGAGAAGTCCGTCGCCGTGCTCAAGTCCTGGATGTTCGAGAACTTCCTGCACCC GTATCCCAAGGACCATGAGAAGGACGTGCTGGCTGCAAGAAGCGGCCTCACCAGGAACCAG GTGTCGAATTGGTTCATAAACGCACGGGTTCGTCTGTGGAAGCCGATGATCGAGGAGATGTACCAGGACCTGAAGAGGAGCTCGggcgcaggaggaggaggagggcaggGGCCGGCgatggagcagcagcagcacatgaGCAAGCGTCGACTCTGCCAGCTAGATGATGGTGGCCAGTGA